gtataatatttaatgtgaagcaaTAGGAGCCTCatataggtcaatatttcataaaacatttgattttaattcattataattttttaggCATTGACAGTTCTTTAAaataaaatcccacaaaaattatTGTGGTtccaaaagtgtaaaaaaattgtcacacatttgtatttatttaagaaaaaacaaataatagtatttattttatggcaaaaaacaattttataaaaaatataaaataagtcataatttttcttctttttttttttaaatagtagtgattaatggcaaaaacaaaacatgcattattTCACCGCCCAAAAAAaattctaagtggaatatttgatgtaaagtaattggagactcatataggtcaataattcataacaaaattgatttaaattcattattttgtAGGCATTGacagttctttaaaaaaaaaaatcccactaaaattctaaaaataagtcatacattattttttaaattcattaaaaaataaataatagtactTATTTCatggcaaaaatatatattttatacaaaaaataaaaataagtcatacaattttttaataatagtttttatggcaaaaacaacaTATACATTATTCCTCCCAAAAAATAAttgcaagtggaatatttgatgtaaattaAATGGAGCCTcttataggtcaataattcatattttTTGAACAAAGACAGTGTTTCTTCtttttaaatcccactaaaattgttggggatccaaaagggccaccctctcataaaagtgttaaaaataagccaaACGTTTTTGGGTTTTTATCAATATTTTTAAATAGTAGGTTTTCTTatggcaaacatttttttaaagtataatatttaatgtgaaggaaTAGCAGCCTCATATAGGTCAATTCTTCATAACaacgtttattttaatgtattattattttttaggcattgacagttatgtaaaaaaaattccgcTAAAATTCCTGAGAATccgaaagtgttaaaaataagtcatatattatttttttaattcatttaaaaaaaaaaataatagtactaattttatggcaaaaaaaaaacatattttataaaaaaatataaaaataagtcaataattgtttttaatagtagtttttatggcaaaaacaacaCATCaattttcaaaacatgtttttgaatAGCATTTTTCCAATGTTAAAATGTTTTGGACACCACTAGTCTATATCTCTCAACCCTAATCGGCGCAGTCGTGTTTGTGCAGAAAAGGGCCCTTCCCAaaatgttcccacaaagttggaagTATAGTATTGTTCACAATCTTGCCTCAAAAACTGCAGCCTATTCTCAAATGCTCTGAGAATGTTGTGCTACACCATCTTGAGGCTTTTTGGGCGCCATTCTGGTATCCTGACATGTAGTGAGTGAATGAGTCAGCCCCTGTGCACAACATCATGGTGATGGATTATACACCTGCAGCCATCAGGACTGCTGGGACCACAATACAGAGCACACACTGGGGCAGAAGTACTCACTACACCCTCTTATTCCTGACACAAGACCAGCGGACCGAAACAACATTATTATATGTGACACACAATGACACAAATATTGGCTGAATCATGGCGTGGTATACATACAATACACTAAAGTTGTACTGATCCATTACTTTCTAGACAAAGGCAGCTTGCAGAGCAGAAGGTTGCAGGTTCGAGAGCAGCTCTATCAAACTGCCTATGACTCAGACTTTAAAAAATAAGAGTATGAACTGCATCATTGGATTTCTACTGAATACTGTAGAAGGAATAGTGGgaatctagtggttagagtgtccgccctgagatcggtaggttggagttcaaatcccagccgagtcataccaaagactataaaaatgggacccattacctccctgcttggcactcagcatcaagggttggaattgggggttaaatcaccaaaatgattcccgggcgcggcgccgctgctgcccactgctccccaaggggatgggtcaaatgcagaggacaaatttcaccacacctagtgtgtgtgtgacaatcattggtactttaactttaactttaactttaatcagtCACACACATGACCAATGCATTTTTTAATATGGTGTCATTTTTATGACTGGTGAAATCAATAGCAGATGGAGTGCAATGTGATTTATAGCAGTGTTTGTCAATGACAGAGGACACCAGAGGTGCAGCAGCTTGAAAAAAAATagggaaaatatttttaaaaactgctaactTCCGTTGACGTATGTTGAAGGCAATTTGTATAATTTCTTTGTTCTTATgatgttagagcaggggtgttagCATACATCAATATGTAttgatgcaggggccattttgatacattttgtacatgaactagggttgtcccgatagcaatatctggtaccaaaatttatttcgatacttttcctaaataaaggggacaacaaaaatggcataattggctttattttaacaaaaaatgttatggtactgtcagaataattgtatatacgttatcacacaacttgtttgcttGCAGTTCAGGTTGCTCTGCGTGAAGACCGGTGGCCCTGGTTACTATCtacttgttaagttaaagttaaagtaccaatgattgtcacccaCACATGCTCACAAAGCTGTCCTTGCAAAGGCGGACAGCTTGTAAATCTCCACTGTGTGCCATAGAATGCACCTTGCCGTAGAAGTGTCTGTTTTTCAGATCTGGACAGCCACGGGAGGGGCCGTATCAGGACCCGAAATCTCCAAAAAGATAAGGCTGACAAGCAGAgaaggggcaaacctgacaccgctccaagcacatttgttttaactgtttATAACCCAGTGCTGGGCTGCTGCATAATgtgacccctccccttagaagcagcttcagctatgtaatcagggaatgcccaaataaatggggaGGCGCTGGAACCatttcctcagagcgtggggtgacactgtacgagggtgcagGTCCACGCTCAATActcttgagctaaattgaatcctgtctctgtttgattccttgcttcttgtcctgattaatagatagttcggtgtttgaacctgacaggtacattaaacataggtttcttattgcaatccaagAACAATTGAGTCCCTATATAAAATAGTgatcatactagacaacttgccttttagtagtaagtaaacaaacaaaggctcttaatttagctgctgacgtatgcagtaacatattgtgtcatttatcattctattattttgtcaacattatgagggacaagctgtaaaaatgtattattaataaacttgttcatttactgttaatatctacttacttcctgttttaacatgttctatttacacttctgttaaaatgtaataatcacttattcttctgttgtttggatactttacattagttttggatgataccacaactttaggtatcgatccaataccaagtagttacaggatcatacattggtcatattcaaagtcctcatgtgtccagggacatatttcctgagtttataaacataatatgaattttttttaaaggaaaaaagattttgtgacgataaaaaatatcgatgtaatcatagtagtatcgactagatacgctcttgtacttggtatcattacagtggatgtcaggtgtagatccacccacggcagttgtttacattcaggcgcgctagcttttgttagcggtgacccCGGTGAGCTatggtatcctcctacggtgtgtagtgaaacatgtttagctattcctcgtcctgcagggatgatacttgtaagaaactcactttattcgtcggattagtgatttagaaggagctaaaacactgccgactgcggatggatgttcgctgctaACTAGCTTCTaggatgtggccatcttgattctCGATAACTCCACTGTAACGTCATTCCTAGCTCCGACTTCCAACTTTCAGGTCGTCAGCCATTTTGATTTTCAGGTTCCAATAATTGGGGTGAATTGTCCAgcgcaccccgcgaccccgaagggaataagcggtagaaaatgggtagaTGGATGGGCCAGTTtcattttttcttatttttttttgtgtaatgttctattttgGGACGTGTTTAAtttgtctttagaatgtgtcgcgggccataAAAacagggccgcactttggaaacACCTTTGTTAGATGAAACATGGTCCCACCCATTCCTTTGAGGAGGCTCAtttgactatgtttacactgcaggccaaagttgaccaacaccaaatgtttttgaaatctgattttttttttcagctgagtaaaatgtgatctttatcagactccagtataaacacgcacaggccccaatgtggccccaatgtggccccaatgtggccccaatgtggcctcgaagTCACTTGCAtgagttcgataaagtgaaaacaaaggaagttgaccggattctgTATATGAACAAGAAAGTCGCTAAAAATACTTTGCAAGATAAAagctgccacaccttaaaaattagtttGTTTTTCATGTGaatacaaattaaagtaatataatgtatatatatatataaatactagggctgcgaatctttgggtgtcccacgattcgattcaatatcgattcttggggtcacgattccattcaaaaacgatatgctctcgattcaaaacgattctctattcattcaatacatagtatttcagcaggatctaccccagcctGCTGACAtgaaagcagagtagtagatttttgtaaaaagcttttataattgtaacggacaatgttttatcaactgattgcaataatgtaaatttgttttaactattaaatgaaccaaaaatatgacttattttacctttgtgaaaatattggacacagtgtgttgtcaagcttatgagatgcgatgcaagtataagccactgtgacactattgttcttttttttttttttttataaatgtctaatgttaatgtcaatgagggatttttaatcactgctatgttagaattgtaactaatattgatactgttgttgataatattcatttttgtttcactacttttggtttgttctgtgtcgtgtttgtgtctcctctcaattgctctgtttattgcagttctgtgtgttgctgggtcgggtttggttttggaattggattgcattgttatggtattgctgtgtattgttttgttggattgattaattaaaaaataaaaataataataatgataaaaaaaaaaaataaaaataaatgtttaaaaaaaaaaaaaaaaattagattaaaaaaaaaagagaatcgattcagaatcgcacaacgtgagaatcgcgattcgaattcgaatacatttttccccacacccctaataaatacatatactgtatatatatatatatatatatatatatatatatatatatatatatatatatatatatatatatatatatatatatatatatatatatatatacacacacatacatacattatttgccacactattgactagtgatgcacagaAAAATCGGCCGCCGAAAAAAGATTTTGATTACCAAAACAGGGCTGCCCAAACCGGATGTTGAGATGCCCTATACGTCCACTGGCGGGCCACGTCATTTCCTGCACACACCAATGACATAGCTCGACCAAACAGTCGCAAACAGGTCATATTGCCGTTTGGAccgcagtcacatttgaaaagatcggaATCCAAACAAATCTGGACTATCTCCTGATGTGGCCCAAATCGAATGcaaaaatatcagatttgaagcactttagaGCGATTAGACTGGAAAAATGTCTGATTTGTGtcatttgagggcaaaaaaaatctgatttggtgtctAGTGTAGACTGAGCCTTTGAAACCCCTATCTATAGCATCTTCATGATATTGGAAGTTAGTTTGTTTCATTCACAGTTTTTGTGTTCCCTTATGAGCATGCACCCCCTGGACTTGAAGAGACACTTGTTTCCTTACCTAGCCATCCAGAGCTGGAGTTGGGTGCACACATGTCGGTCTCTGCGCTTGGAAGCACGAAGCCCACCACGAACACTTCCACGCCGTCAGACATGAGTGCCAATCCCAGCACCAGGAACAGCTGCCATTGGAACCTCCCGTGGCCACACTCTTGGATAATCAGCTCGTACTGCTGAGCCAGCTCCTCCTCATCGGCCTGTCGCTCCTGTTCCAGCTCCTTTCGGTCCCTCATTGCGTCTGACACGGGTTGCCCCAAGGCCACTTGGCCATCCTTGTGCTTCCTGTCCCCCGTGGAGGGAACCCCCTGGTACTCGCCCTCGTAGATCTCGTCCTCATCGTCGTGGCCCTCGGTGGCATCGCTGGAGCCCTCGTCGTTGTCACCCTCTCCGCCCTGCCTCGGCGGGTTCCCGTAGAAATCCTCGTCGTCCACCTCCTCATCCTGGAATCGTGAGTAGTTGTGGTGGGATGAATACTCGTCGGCAGCAAGGTTCGCCACCTTGTTGACCTTCTTTGCTGCCTGCCGCTTTGCCTCCTTGGCTATGTCCTTAGCACCTTTGACCAGGGAAGTCCTGTTATTGTATGTGTCCTCCATTCTGACCACGCCGATTGGAATATGAGGGTGACAAGCAGGGGGGCCGACTTTACACTTGGAGTCGTGATCTCAGTGGGTCTGAAACAACATCAAGTAACACAACATGATGAATATGCAGTCACCACGTACAAAAACcacagtgtagtgtagtgtagtcaTCAAGCAAGTTCAAATACGTGAGCTCATAATTTAATGTTCCCCTAACTTTTCATCAAAGTTCCCTAAGGGAATTATTTTGGATGTATTCAAATGGATATTCAGGTGTGACCCCGTGTTCCTTGTTTCATGATCGTTTCTAAAGCAATGAACATTTTAGATGAAGGATGCTGAAACTGCTGACTCATGTTCAGCTCTGTGGAACCCAAGCCAATAAATAAAGACATTGCCTGAAATCAATTTGCTGACGTTAGAGAGCAGGGGCCTCATGTTTTGAGCTTGCGTGCGCTAAAAAACCTGGCATACGCCCTTTTTTTCCACGGCAAAAGATGAGATGTATCAAGATTTAAATAAGCGTGGAAATGTGCGCAGCCTCACATCTACTTCATGCTTCACCTAAGTATATTTccacaggctgtggatactttggtCGTTCGGGTTTTGCCAATATTTGATTTCAACAATATAAGAATATCGAGGCAAAGACAGAAAATGTAGTTTTTCGTGAATGCATTTAATGCTTCAAAAATCATATTTATATTTGTGAGGACGTCTATTAGTTTATCTAGGCtgcaagtgtcaaactcaaggcccgggggccagatgtagcccgcaacttcattttatgtggccctccaaagaCTGGAAATAGTGTGATTTATTAAAGTACTTTCTGACTAAATGTATTTgtccttttaattttgacagaagaaAATTACTTCATATTAGAGGTGGgattctttgggcacctcacgattcgctTCCGATTCTTGGAATGGCGATTCGATTCAACACGTTTCttgtaatatattatttactcaaaccttttcaaaacaaaagctcctcttggctgcggaCATACGATTTATACGCacagtgttggcctaaaaaatgtattttcaaaaatgtgttttttatttatttatttataaaaatccCAGAATGTTAATCCAATTAAAGAAAATACAGCAAACCAAAATCCAACCCAATCCGAACTTCAAAATACTCAGGGTAGAAATGTTATAAAGTTATTTAGAAAACATAAAAATATCATACTAAATAAAGGAAAAACAAAAATTTGCAAAagaacagtatcaataataacaatgatagcaataatatttatttaatattttcaatCCAAAAAAAGAttcttaaaaaataatatttggtcaaaaaaattaacaataaattAATCGATTCTTGAACATTTTGAATCCATTTAGAAGCAGAATAAATAAAAAGTGCGTTTTAAATGggaatacattttttgagcacTCTGTATCTTGTAAACTTTATTATTATCTGTCATACAACAAAATACTccatgcatttttatttattttttggggttatcaaaaataaataaagttaataatactaacacagacacttgtaaacatgttagcataataGCTAATGCTAAAGACATTACGAGaggacgtacaaatatgcatgaacacCCTCCTAGAGACATCACacataagcagtgttgggttagttactgaaaaccagtaactagttacaattactagttactttatttcaaaagtaactcagttacaaactcagttacttacaccaaaaagtaatgcgttactgtgaaaagtaactatttagttacttatttttccccccttttttttaaggctcccattaatgcccttttagccttcatttcagtactgttattgcactggagaataatacaatctgttgatcaacttgacatgcatttgcatcactgaactcagaaagcaatgtggtctacatacaacacacaaagacaaagatatgtttcaaagggccaatttatttcaggccagaaaaaattgacaaaactattttaaatagctgcaacataatggcactttaactttaactctaagtagataggatctttgatccaagacacaacttacctttaactaaaatgttattttctttgtgctcgacaaaagaaaagtattgacaatgtctccatgttaaaaaactcgacttctggcttcgccatgatgtcttgttagttgttatgagagtagcgtatgtgtgtgtgtgtgtgtgtgtggccctttaagatatgacagcatgagaggtgagtgacgtcagtgagtgagtgggcgagagaggtgagggagcggcgacagtgagtgcgtgcaggttctCTAGCtgggtggatggctgcgtgcaataaagtcacaaagttgcaacaaaccgccgggctcgtcattcaccctcagctgtaaagaccctcttccgggtaaagtgaaggttgttagacccgaagtacggctctggaggaacgtctcccctgcggggaggcgtgctttctgtgggtgggggaaagcacgcctcttcttttccaccggagcgctccaataaaacacactcagatcttcagtttctagccgataccacataaaaataacgtaaaataacgcagtaacgcatcatgcagtaacggtaactgagttattgtatataaaaaaataacgcgttagattactagttaccgccgaaactaacggcgttacagtaaagcgttacttagtaacgcgttagtcccaacactgcacataagtgaatagttttagttatattacaatttcaaagcaagttatccatcaaactgttggtaaatgataataaacacaattgcctatgcaaatTAGgctattatacatgtatatttatgaatatttaccgttacaagcggccctcccgagggcagccataactagaATGGTGCCCTCactaaaaacaagtttgacacccctgatctaggcgATCATTTTGCCATCTCTCgctgtcacaatgtgttcctgAGACTCCAGCACCCGCTTGGTCAGTCGGGCGAACAGGTGCAGCAGCGGAGACGGTGGAGGAAAAGGCAGATGGCCGCTTGTAGCTCTCCTGTCttttaataataaattgagtaatctcAGCAGAGTCAAAGTCCTTTGTACCCATTTTGATATGCTGGTATGTTTAAATGTAAACGACTGCAAACCAAATATTACATCACACATGAAACTCTAATCTGTCTGTGAGCAGGCGACTCTTTGgacacattttgttatatttatactGGAAGTAATCACAGTCAGCCACCTCTTCTACAATTTTACGTATCATTGCAGTGACTATCTTTTCAATCGGGGTGCAGCACTACTTTATCTCCGCTCCTCTAGCCTGCTTTGGCCAtatccatcttcttcttcaccttcttcctgaTGCATACCACTTATTTCTTATGTGTTCCTCTGTCCGTTTCTCGGAGCCCAGAGCAATGACTGGCTCACAATCTCAACCCTCTTTCGTTCGCTCAAAACAACTGAATTCTGATTGGCCAGAGTGTGCAGAACTCAGGCACGCGGCTAATTTCAAAATTATTTGGACACTGTTTTCTGAATTTGAACGAACGCCAATTTTTAGTAAGAAATCAACGCAACTctatacatgaggcccctggttcaTTATAATGAGAATAGGAATCAACCTATAAGAGGATATTTCTTTGGTAAGGAgtcacgcacgcacacaaagaGGTCTTTTCCCGGCTGGGCCACCTGTGCTAACGAGAGGGAGAGCCCAGTCAAATGTGATTTTGTGCTCCAGCTATTATTAACGTCCCATAGCAGAGGTCTGGATTCCTGACCCTTATTGCCTTATTCTAcagaaaaaaaacaccataaagaAGACAAGACTATTCTCTCTTGAGATGTCATGCAGGTCTTTTAGTCCGTGATCTTGCATTGGAAAATCTTGCACATTAATTTCAGAGTGTCTAAGTGTAAGAGTTTCAGCTTAAATGATCTGCGTATTGTGTTATCTGAAACAAGTGGAAGAGGGCATGGAATGATTGGAtctcagcattcacacatggATTAAAAGTATTTGTCTACTGGAAACACTTGTTCGCCCTAAATGGTTGTAAGACTAAACATACCAACCGGCTTGAGAAAGCAGGGTGAGGAGATCAGAGCTGTCCAGAGTGCACCCTCTCCATGCATCTCAGAGCTGTTCAGCACAGCCTCTAATGAACGCTGAAGCCTTGTCAGGAGGACACAAATCACAGGGCCAGCTCCAGCTCCCATAATGCAATTTTACTGGGCAAAACGACAGTGCTGATTCAAGGTGACTCCACTAATCTCTTAGGCTCATTGGACGACTTCTGTGGTTATAAGCGCACTCTTTAAGGCAAAGAACAATAATTGTTTTAATGCGTCCACTGGCAATGGCGTTTTTTTTGATTGAACCGTACTGGGAAACGTAAGTGGGTGTTGAAATTAGACCCACATGATGCATTATGAGGTAGTAGAGCTGCCTTAAATCTACCAGGTATTCAGTGGGAAGAAAATAATGCATTCTTTcttgggctgtcaaacaattacacATTTAAATCAAATTATTCCCAGGGTTGATTTGGATTCATTTAAATTAAATCCgatttaatataatttatatttagtcTATCTTAATTGTGTAGTTTTGCATGAGCAAAAAAAGACTCAAGAAAGAAGGGAATATATTTTTGTTCCCGTGTTCAAGTTAACAAAATAATCTGTTTTTCTCAACAAAAATGTatccacattaaaggcctactgaaatgaattttttttatttaaacggggatagcagatccattctatgtgtcatacttgatcatttcacgatagtgctatatttttgctgaaaggatttagtatagaacatcgacgataaagttttggtcgctgataaaaaagccttgcctgtaccggaagtagcgtgacgtcacaggctgaagggctcctcacatttccccattgtttacaatgcagcgagagcgattcggaccgagaaagcgacgattaccccattaatttgagcgaggatgaaagattcgtggatgaggaacgtgagagtgaaggactagagtgcagtgcaggatgtatcttaggtacaagggttcattggattccacactttctcctttttctattgtggatcacggatttgtattttaaaccacctcggatactatatcctcttgaaatcgagagtcgagaacgcgaaatggacattcacagtgacttttatctccacgacaatacatcggtgaagctctttagctacggagctaacgtgatagcatcgggcttaaatgcagatagaaacaaaagaaataaacccctgactggaaggatagacagaaaatcaacaatactattaaaccatggacatgtaactacacggttaatgctttccagcctggcgaagcttaacaatgctgttgctaacgacgccattgaagctaacttagctacgggacctcgacagagctatgctaaaaacattagcgctccacctacgccagccagccctcatctgctcatcaacacccgtgctcacctgcgttccagcgatcaacggcgcgacaacggacttcacccgatcatagatgcggtcggcggcccggagacggaggaagtcaaggtgaggtcggcggctagcacgtctgctatccatctcaaagtcctcctggttgtgttgctgtagtccgccgctaatacaccgatcccacctacagctttcttctttgcagtcttcattgttcattaaacaaattgcaaaagattcaccaacactgatgtccagaatactgtggaatttttcgatgaaaacagagctgtttgtattgggacacaatggtgtgccaatacttccgttcactccgtgacgtcacgggcatacgtcatcatatatagacgtttccaaccggaagtttcgcggtaaatttaaaattgcactttataagttaacccgggcgtattggcatgtgttgcaatgttaagatttcatcattgatatataaactatcagactgcgtggtcggtagtagtgggtttcagtaggcctttaatgtagtcCTGTTACTGCTTTTATGTTataaatgtgacatttcaaactggaAGTGATTTAGTGAAATGAGTGTGGATAATACTTGATATCTTGGCTGTTTTGTTTCGGATTATATGGGAATTTACTCTTCAAAATGATGACACCCTGAACAATCCTAATGTGTTCTAATCAAAAGTTTCAAAAAAGTAGTGATAATAATGTCATTAGCATAATgaaatataaattatttaaattattaaaataacaTAGTAATAGTCGTCCCTCACTAGTTTGCGCTTAATCTTGTGGATTCACCACATCCCATATTTTTTATTCGTATCTTTTAAATCATATTCTATGTGTTTTTTACCTAGATTAACTGTAAAATTAAGTTGAATTTGTTTGTTCATATTACAATGCAGTGTTTTTCTTATTCCCTATTCACTATGTTGTGAAAACATTCACTCAGCAGAGTTCCGTTTCCGGTTTAAGGGTTACCCTGCTAACAATAACAGGCGGCTAATCTTGGATTAACCCCATTCTCACCGCAACGATATCAAGGTAAC
This genomic interval from Entelurus aequoreus isolate RoL-2023_Sb linkage group LG06, RoL_Eaeq_v1.1, whole genome shotgun sequence contains the following:
- the LOC133652765 gene encoding synaptic vesicle glycoprotein 2C-like translates to MEDTYNNRTSLVKGAKDIAKEAKRQAAKKVNKVANLAADEYSSHHNYSRFQDEEVDDEDFYGNPPRQGGEGDNDEGSSDATEGHDDEDEIYEGEYQGVPSTGDRKHKDGQVALGQPVSDAMRDRKELEQERQADEEELAQQYELIIQECGHGRFQWQLFLVLGLALMSDGVEVFVVGFVLPSAETDMCAPNSSSGWLGSIVYLGMMFGAFFWGGMSDKVGRRQCLLICMSTNGFFAFLSSFVQGYGFFLVCRIAAGFGIGGAVPIVFSFFAEVLSREKRGEHLSWLCMFWMIGEIYASAMAWAIIPHYAPSYP